Proteins encoded by one window of Xanthomonas sp. DAR 80977:
- a CDS encoding division/cell wall cluster transcriptional repressor MraZ produces MAVPTAYRDLVARASGNRLVLTYNPFEAGCLWLYAEKEWERVRDDVMAKPNTQRVVRVLQQKLVGSSAALELDANSRITIPPSHRAAVGIEKRAVLLGMGDKFELWSEQAHRALIQQTLSDEDLGDGLLDLKL; encoded by the coding sequence ATGGCGGTTCCCACCGCGTACCGCGACCTCGTCGCGCGTGCGAGCGGCAATCGGCTGGTGCTGACCTACAACCCGTTCGAGGCCGGATGCCTGTGGCTGTACGCGGAGAAGGAGTGGGAGCGGGTCCGTGACGACGTCATGGCCAAGCCCAACACCCAGCGCGTGGTGCGGGTGCTGCAGCAGAAGCTGGTTGGTTCCTCGGCCGCGCTGGAGCTGGACGCCAACAGCCGCATCACCATTCCGCCGAGCCATCGCGCCGCGGTGGGCATTGAAAAGCGCGCCGTGCTGTTGGGCATGGGCGACAAGTTCGAACTGTGGAGCGAGCAGGCTCATCGCGCACTGATCCAGCAGACGTTGTCTGACGAGGATCTGGGCGATGGATTGCTCGATCTGAAGTTGTGA
- a CDS encoding NRDE family protein has product MCLVALALQSHPRWRLLLVGNRDEFHARPTAPLQRWPAPAQRVLAGRDLRSGGSWVGLDDAGRCTVVTNVRDPLASMSGASRGALVADYLAGAAPAAAFAEALALRADAYPPFNLLLADADGAEYLGNHPPARQRLAPGIHGMSNGTLDAPWPKTVRLCAAVADWIAAGDDDLAPLWRALADETIADDARLPDTGVGLALERRLSPAFIRGHDYGTRASTIVAVDGDGRGWIHERRFGADGVFLGETRLEGLGTGDSGLGTR; this is encoded by the coding sequence ATGTGCCTGGTCGCCCTCGCCCTCCAATCGCACCCGCGCTGGCGCCTGCTGCTGGTCGGCAACCGCGACGAATTCCACGCCCGCCCGACCGCGCCGCTGCAGCGCTGGCCGGCCCCGGCGCAGCGCGTGCTGGCCGGGCGCGACCTGCGTTCCGGCGGCAGCTGGGTGGGCCTGGACGACGCCGGCCGCTGCACCGTGGTCACCAACGTGCGCGACCCGCTGGCGTCGATGTCCGGCGCCTCGCGCGGCGCCCTGGTCGCCGACTACCTGGCCGGCGCCGCGCCGGCGGCCGCCTTCGCCGAGGCCCTGGCGCTGCGCGCCGACGCCTACCCGCCGTTCAACCTGCTGCTGGCCGACGCCGACGGTGCCGAGTACCTGGGCAACCACCCGCCCGCCCGGCAGCGCCTGGCGCCCGGCATCCACGGCATGTCCAACGGCACGCTGGACGCGCCCTGGCCGAAGACCGTGCGCCTGTGCGCGGCCGTGGCCGACTGGATCGCCGCCGGCGACGACGACCTGGCCCCGCTGTGGCGGGCGCTGGCCGACGAAACCATCGCCGACGACGCGCGGCTGCCCGACACCGGCGTGGGCCTGGCGCTGGAGCGGCGCCTGTCGCCGGCCTTCATCCGCGGCCACGACTACGGCACCCGCGCCAGCACCATCGTCGCGGTGGACGGCGACGGCCGCGGCTGGATCCATGAGCGCCGCTTCGGCGCCGATGGCGTGTTCCTGGGGGAGACGCGGCTGGAGGGGCTCGGGACCGGGGACTCGGGACTCGGGACCCGGTAA
- the rsmI gene encoding 16S rRNA (cytidine(1402)-2'-O)-methyltransferase yields the protein MSAQPGTLHVVATPIGNLADLTPRAQEVLRAVAAICAEDTRRSGQLLSHFGIDKPLLALHEHNEEALAQRIVARLLGGDSLALVSDAGTPLVSDPGYRLVRAAREAGVRVSPVPGACAAIAALSVAGLPSDRFTFEGFLPAKASARRERLARLAGEPRTLVFYESSHRIVESLADCRAAFGDARPAVLARELTKLFETVLDGSLAELQARVEADDNQRKGEFVLIVQGAGDDADAQLAEGRRVYAALSAHLPPSTAAKLAAEITGAPRKALYGG from the coding sequence TGACGCCGCGCGCGCAGGAGGTGCTGCGCGCGGTCGCCGCGATCTGCGCCGAGGACACCCGCCGCAGCGGCCAGCTGCTGTCGCACTTCGGCATCGACAAGCCGCTGCTGGCGCTGCACGAGCACAACGAGGAGGCGCTGGCGCAGCGCATCGTCGCGCGCCTGCTCGGCGGCGACTCGCTGGCCCTGGTCAGCGACGCCGGCACCCCGCTGGTCAGCGACCCGGGCTACCGGCTGGTGCGCGCGGCGCGCGAGGCCGGGGTGCGGGTCAGCCCGGTGCCCGGCGCCTGCGCGGCGATCGCCGCGCTCAGCGTGGCCGGCCTGCCCAGCGACCGTTTCACCTTCGAGGGCTTCCTGCCGGCCAAGGCCTCCGCGCGCCGCGAGCGCCTGGCGCGGCTGGCCGGCGAGCCGCGCACCCTGGTGTTCTATGAGTCCTCGCATCGCATCGTCGAGTCCCTGGCCGACTGTCGCGCCGCCTTCGGCGACGCGCGCCCGGCGGTGCTGGCGCGCGAGCTGACCAAGCTGTTCGAGACCGTGCTCGACGGCAGCCTGGCCGAACTGCAGGCGCGAGTGGAGGCCGACGACAACCAGCGCAAGGGCGAGTTCGTGCTGATCGTGCAGGGCGCCGGCGACGACGCCGATGCGCAGCTGGCCGAAGGCCGCCGCGTCTACGCCGCGCTCAGCGCGCACCTGCCGCCGTCCACCGCCGCCAAGCTGGCCGCGGAGATCACCGGCGCGCCGCGCAAGGCGTTGTACGGGGGGTGA